A window of the Wolbachia endosymbiont (group A) of Pogonocherus hispidulus genome harbors these coding sequences:
- a CDS encoding phage baseplate assembly protein V, whose amino-acid sequence MLDHNFAIAELNRKLANIIRIGLVKEVDYEKARVRIKVGEFITDWLPWVTARAGEDRSWFAPDIDEQVMVLSPYGELSLGVVLPAIYQQKYPPPESKKEVSSVVFKDGTKLSYDKENHHLEIDVVDKITLKVGESSVKITKGGIKLSAKRIDLN is encoded by the coding sequence ATGTTGGACCATAATTTTGCGATTGCAGAGCTGAATAGGAAGTTAGCGAATATTATTCGCATAGGTCTAGTTAAAGAAGTAGACTATGAAAAAGCAAGAGTAAGGATAAAAGTAGGAGAATTTATAACCGATTGGCTTCCGTGGGTAACGGCAAGAGCAGGAGAAGATAGAAGTTGGTTTGCGCCAGATATTGATGAGCAGGTGATGGTATTATCGCCATATGGAGAGTTGTCATTAGGGGTGGTGTTACCGGCAATTTATCAGCAAAAGTATCCTCCTCCGGAAAGTAAAAAAGAAGTAAGTAGTGTAGTATTTAAAGATGGAACAAAATTATCGTACGACAAGGAGAATCATCATCTTGAGATTGATGTAGTAGATAAAATAACGTTGAAAGTAGGAGAATCAAGTGTGAAGATTACCAAGGGTGGTATAAAATTAAGCGCTAAACGAATAGATTTAAACTAA
- a CDS encoding PAAR domain-containing protein, with the protein MSKSVVSIGDHCTGIPLHFCMSGSNDVFVNGRSVCRKGDIVTLGETITQGSNSVFVNGIGVTRTGDLVSCGFHVMGDSKNVFAG; encoded by the coding sequence ATGAGCAAATCCGTTGTGAGTATAGGAGATCATTGTACAGGAATACCGCTGCATTTTTGTATGAGTGGTAGTAACGACGTTTTTGTAAACGGTAGATCTGTGTGTCGAAAAGGTGATATTGTAACTCTGGGAGAGACGATAACACAAGGTTCAAACAGCGTATTTGTGAATGGTATTGGGGTAACGAGAACAGGAGACTTGGTATCGTGTGGTTTCCATGTGATGGGTGATAGCAAAAATGTATTTGCAGGGTAA
- a CDS encoding DUF5372 family protein: MEYVTITHPFHPWKGQRFQIIPTRRCNDRDILNLKTLAGGIITILRDWTDKADPNPYKVITGSLPTLSFSHLQQLVKLVADLDQTANKKEIDQRLV, translated from the coding sequence TTGGAATATGTTACTATTACTCATCCTTTTCATCCATGGAAAGGACAACGTTTTCAAATAATACCGACAAGAAGGTGTAATGACCGAGACATACTTAATCTAAAAACATTAGCAGGTGGTATAATAACTATCTTACGTGACTGGACAGATAAAGCAGACCCTAATCCTTATAAGGTAATCACTGGTTCATTGCCTACTCTGTCATTTTCTCATCTTCAACAATTGGTTAAATTGGTTGCTGATCTAGATCAAACAGCAAACAAAAAGGAGATTGATCAACGATTGGTGTAA
- a CDS encoding IS110 family transposase → MNSSNIIAGIDVSKAKLDIHIHPLGYHKVFENNVQAIDQILDFLRLHNVSKVGLEATGGYEKLCAYTLLSNGFEVYVIQPRWVRDYAKSLGVATKTDKIDCSIISRYINNTDMRVTPLKVSNVDCLRQKLSRRNQLVEIAKIQKTQAYQVTDISIIKQMEELLAILQNQIQALEDEMMELIDQSQELKRKYISITSIPGASKITAITMICYLPELGTLQEKQISSLAGVAPFNRDSGFSKGKRCIQGGRSQIRTVLYMCILSAREWNSYIKTFFDRLYNQYKKPYKVASTAAMRKLLLLANSLVRDGRVFTEEYSPKSTSLVS, encoded by the coding sequence ATGAATTCATCAAATATTATTGCTGGCATTGATGTTAGCAAAGCTAAACTTGATATTCATATCCATCCACTTGGATATCATAAAGTATTTGAAAATAACGTGCAAGCTATTGATCAAATACTCGACTTTTTACGTTTGCATAATGTAAGCAAAGTTGGTCTTGAAGCAACAGGTGGATATGAAAAATTATGTGCCTATACTTTACTAAGCAATGGTTTTGAGGTATATGTTATTCAACCTAGATGGGTTAGAGATTATGCAAAAAGCCTTGGCGTTGCTACTAAAACCGATAAAATAGACTGTAGTATCATCTCACGTTATATTAATAATACAGATATGCGTGTTACTCCTTTAAAAGTTAGTAATGTTGATTGTTTGAGGCAAAAGCTATCTCGTAGAAATCAACTTGTAGAAATAGCAAAAATACAAAAAACCCAAGCTTACCAGGTAACTGATATATCCATAATAAAACAAATGGAAGAGCTACTTGCCATTTTACAAAATCAAATCCAAGCCTTAGAAGATGAGATGATGGAGTTGATTGATCAAAGTCAAGAGCTTAAAAGAAAATACATATCAATAACTAGTATACCAGGTGCAAGTAAAATCACAGCTATTACTATGATTTGTTATCTACCAGAACTAGGGACGCTTCAAGAAAAGCAAATATCCAGCCTTGCCGGGGTTGCACCTTTTAATCGAGACAGTGGTTTTAGTAAAGGAAAAAGGTGTATTCAAGGCGGTAGGTCACAAATTAGAACAGTTTTGTATATGTGTATTCTTAGTGCGCGGGAATGGAATTCTTACATAAAAACTTTTTTTGATAGGTTGTATAATCAATATAAAAAACCATATAAAGTTGCTTCTACCGCTGCTATGAGAAAGTTACTTTTACTTGCTAACTCCTTGGTAAGAGACGGTAGAGTGTTCACTGAGGAATATAGCCCTAAGTCTACTTCTCTAGTAAGTTAG
- a CDS encoding recombinase family protein: MGWHQSAIRILDGDLGISGTQASNRKDFKTLIADVSMGEVGAVFVLEASRLSRACSDWHKLLELCALTSTLIVDEDGCYNPTDFNDQLLLGFKGTMSQAELHLIRARLEGGKINKAKKGELRFSLPVGFCYDERGYTQLDDDEQVRRVVQLLFKVFKEKGSAYGVVNYFIQHKIQFPKREYRGIWKGKLIWGALTPSRICQILKNPCYAGAYVYGRYKSKKKLSGSGQVQTTTTCLPIKAWHTIIKDHHKGYISWEEYITSMKILKNNQANKEENMLPTAVREGLGLLQGLLICGYCGRRLIVRYKGKKGICHGYQCNWKVTCGSKSCIHVRGDFLDEAVVEKALAVMEPAQIEIAIKAFEELEQRSYMLDRQWQMQIERADYEVQLAQKRYEEVDPANRLVAATLEKRWNEALTVLKEVQVQYAEYKQKNVLMATKQQKEQVLALAKDLPHLWNAESTNAKDRKRILRLLIKDITIEKSRDKQKIILHICWQTGATEDLEVQLSHKHSEETINRIKQLAITMSDKQIVNQLNKEGLVTNRGKPFTVSCINWIRFKHQIPMCAKNPEELSVKQVAEKFNVSNGVVRYWIGRKFINARRIGLKFWISLNPEQELELKKRVENSSKIATARLKSQKQIEGGVL, encoded by the coding sequence ATGGGATGGCATCAGAGTGCAATCAGAATTCTAGATGGTGATTTAGGAATCTCAGGAACTCAGGCTAGTAACCGAAAGGATTTTAAAACGTTAATTGCAGATGTATCAATGGGGGAAGTAGGGGCAGTATTTGTGTTGGAAGCATCTAGGTTATCTAGAGCTTGTAGTGACTGGCATAAGTTACTCGAATTGTGTGCTTTAACTAGTACACTAATTGTTGATGAAGATGGTTGTTATAATCCTACCGACTTCAATGACCAATTACTGCTAGGGTTCAAGGGAACAATGTCACAGGCAGAGTTACATTTAATTCGCGCTAGACTTGAGGGAGGCAAGATAAATAAAGCTAAAAAAGGGGAGCTTAGATTCTCTCTACCGGTTGGATTTTGTTATGATGAAAGAGGTTATACTCAGCTTGACGATGATGAGCAAGTAAGGAGGGTGGTTCAATTATTGTTTAAGGTATTTAAAGAAAAGGGCAGCGCCTATGGAGTAGTTAATTATTTCATCCAACATAAGATTCAGTTTCCAAAGAGGGAATATCGAGGTATTTGGAAAGGAAAGCTAATATGGGGAGCGTTGACACCCTCTAGGATATGTCAGATATTAAAAAATCCTTGTTATGCAGGTGCTTATGTTTATGGACGTTATAAAAGTAAAAAGAAATTATCAGGTAGTGGCCAGGTTCAGACAACAACAACTTGCTTACCAATAAAAGCTTGGCATACAATTATTAAAGATCATCATAAAGGTTATATCTCGTGGGAAGAATACATAACAAGTATGAAGATTTTAAAAAACAATCAAGCAAATAAAGAAGAGAATATGTTACCTACAGCAGTACGAGAGGGGTTAGGTTTATTGCAGGGATTATTGATTTGTGGCTACTGCGGTCGTCGACTTATTGTAAGATATAAAGGAAAAAAAGGTATTTGTCATGGTTACCAGTGTAATTGGAAAGTAACGTGTGGTAGTAAGAGTTGTATTCATGTTCGTGGAGATTTCTTGGATGAAGCTGTTGTAGAAAAAGCATTAGCAGTAATGGAGCCAGCACAAATTGAAATTGCCATAAAAGCGTTTGAGGAATTGGAACAGCGAAGCTACATGCTAGACAGGCAATGGCAAATGCAGATAGAAAGGGCAGACTATGAGGTACAGTTAGCACAGAAGCGTTACGAGGAAGTAGATCCAGCAAATCGCTTAGTAGCTGCAACTTTAGAAAAACGTTGGAATGAAGCTTTGACTGTGTTAAAAGAAGTACAGGTCCAGTATGCTGAGTATAAACAAAAGAACGTACTTATGGCAACGAAGCAACAAAAAGAGCAAGTACTAGCGCTAGCTAAAGACCTGCCACACTTATGGAATGCAGAGTCAACAAATGCAAAGGATCGAAAGCGTATTTTGCGGCTTCTAATAAAGGATATCACTATTGAAAAATCACGCGATAAGCAAAAAATAATATTGCATATATGCTGGCAAACAGGTGCCACAGAGGATTTAGAAGTACAGTTATCGCATAAACACTCAGAAGAGACGATTAATCGAATAAAGCAATTAGCAATAACTATGTCTGATAAACAAATTGTTAACCAATTAAATAAGGAAGGGTTGGTCACAAACAGAGGTAAACCTTTCACTGTTAGCTGTATTAATTGGATTAGATTTAAACACCAGATTCCAATGTGTGCTAAAAATCCTGAGGAGTTATCAGTTAAACAAGTTGCAGAAAAATTTAATGTAAGTAATGGCGTAGTACGTTATTGGATTGGACGTAAGTTTATCAATGCGCGACGTATTGGTTTGAAATTCTGGATATCTCTAAATCCGGAGCAGGAGCTAGAGTTAAAAAAGCGCGTTGAGAATTCATCTAAAATAGCAACTGCAAGGTTAAAATCCCAAAAACAAATTGAAGGAGGTGTATTATGA
- a CDS encoding baseplate J/gp47 family protein — MQQPEPLNFEEIFARMKEELISRDKSFTALIESDPAMKILEVAAWQELLLRQRINEAVKSNVLKFAMGEDLDNLAEFYGVERQKEEDDERFRKRVKAKIVGWSTGGSYRYYALSADTRVKDALVESPVPGKVQVSILSTELSTTGIPQEELLEIVKNQLNREDVRILTDTIEVVSCNIIEIDIHSRISIKRPDIIETVKKKFIEKFETTKRLGWSITRSWIIANLFIEGVENVELIEPREDVVVLGNECAALRSLNVELN; from the coding sequence ATGCAGCAGCCTGAGCCACTGAACTTCGAAGAGATTTTTGCTCGGATGAAAGAAGAATTAATAAGTCGAGATAAAAGTTTTACGGCACTAATTGAAAGTGACCCAGCGATGAAGATTTTAGAAGTAGCAGCATGGCAAGAACTTTTGCTGAGACAAAGAATAAATGAGGCAGTAAAAAGTAATGTACTGAAGTTTGCAATGGGAGAAGATCTTGATAATTTAGCTGAGTTTTATGGAGTGGAGAGGCAGAAAGAAGAAGATGATGAACGATTTAGAAAGAGGGTAAAAGCAAAGATAGTTGGCTGGAGCACAGGAGGAAGTTATCGGTATTATGCATTATCAGCAGATACGAGAGTTAAAGATGCATTAGTAGAATCACCTGTACCAGGAAAAGTACAAGTTTCAATCTTATCAACAGAATTATCCACAACTGGCATACCCCAAGAAGAATTACTAGAAATTGTCAAAAATCAGCTAAACAGGGAGGATGTGAGGATTTTAACAGATACAATTGAAGTGGTAAGTTGCAATATTATTGAAATAGATATTCACAGCAGAATTAGTATTAAAAGACCAGATATTATTGAAACGGTGAAGAAAAAATTTATCGAAAAATTTGAAACAACGAAAAGATTGGGATGGAGTATAACAAGGTCGTGGATTATAGCAAATCTATTTATAGAAGGCGTGGAAAACGTGGAATTAATCGAGCCAAGAGAAGATGTTGTGGTACTGGGGAATGAGTGCGCTGCCTTAAGAAGTTTAAATGTTGAGTTGAATTAA
- a CDS encoding phage tail protein: MVDAINYKVDPSSIKGFKFSLGLPWLVEEYGLEEILRWVKDKRKAVVEGVKFQRLRGTPASLKIALKWASIEDITIIEEPPGEHFFELQVGITNVPNDFFVDAVVELAKLSLPARSRLMRIFNDYYNAQRFILDESLFGDLLSDYSGVKIEKDGPVLSFGRVNFFRSHGPVIRIVENYLRDHYEQALSNDIYRLDVAILGETEPHTKNYNGIYERSHQWNNLKTLYPLPQSLLPAIKFAKAQIVLSDSWNLGEINACFPVTSVEECGEKFYLNDHKLSEQLWNLKYKPILERFSVTHHYKVEDFTNQKVIRFGVAEHYVHFENNLDLKQKDAIHELESYILVFYPGVLTWHEHRHLSRSWKETQVICLMC; encoded by the coding sequence CTGGTTGATGCAATCAATTATAAAGTTGATCCAAGCAGCATAAAAGGATTTAAATTTAGCCTAGGGTTGCCGTGGTTGGTTGAAGAATACGGGTTAGAAGAAATTCTACGCTGGGTAAAAGACAAAAGAAAAGCCGTAGTAGAAGGAGTAAAATTTCAGCGTTTAAGAGGAACACCTGCGTCATTAAAAATAGCTCTGAAATGGGCGAGTATAGAAGATATTACGATCATTGAAGAGCCACCAGGAGAACATTTCTTTGAGTTGCAGGTAGGAATAACGAATGTGCCAAATGATTTCTTTGTAGATGCAGTAGTAGAACTAGCAAAACTATCATTACCTGCAAGATCGAGACTAATGAGGATTTTTAACGATTATTATAATGCGCAGAGATTTATATTGGATGAGAGTTTATTTGGAGATCTTCTTTCTGACTATTCGGGGGTAAAAATAGAAAAAGATGGACCAGTGTTATCATTTGGAAGAGTAAATTTTTTCAGGTCTCATGGTCCAGTTATTAGGATTGTAGAAAACTATCTACGCGATCATTATGAACAAGCTTTGAGCAATGATATATATCGCCTAGATGTAGCAATACTTGGAGAAACCGAGCCTCACACAAAGAATTATAACGGTATTTATGAAAGAAGTCATCAGTGGAATAATTTAAAAACGTTATATCCTCTACCACAAAGCTTATTACCGGCAATTAAGTTTGCTAAAGCGCAGATAGTATTATCAGATAGCTGGAACTTAGGAGAAATAAACGCATGTTTTCCGGTTACAAGTGTAGAAGAATGTGGAGAAAAGTTCTATTTGAATGACCACAAACTATCTGAACAACTGTGGAATTTAAAATATAAACCAATTTTAGAAAGGTTTAGCGTTACTCACCACTACAAGGTAGAAGATTTTACCAACCAGAAAGTTATAAGATTTGGTGTGGCAGAGCACTATGTTCATTTTGAAAACAATTTAGATTTAAAGCAAAAGGATGCAATACACGAGTTAGAAAGTTACATTTTGGTGTTTTACCCAGGTGTACTAACATGGCACGAACATCGTCACTTGAGCAGGTCTTGGAAAGAGACACAAGTTATATGTTTAATGTGTTAA
- a CDS encoding ankyrin repeat domain-containing protein, with product MYVFIVRYEMRFSKEKREAFNKSFYELLENSFKNINEKDEKGETILHKAARMSTRKKVSFLVRKGADVNATDNRGFTPLHWAVSAKRLENVKELIREGAEVNATEGMSKYTPLHLACMVWAERIIKELVKAGAAVNQPDKFGNAPMYWLMDNEKNKEVKKFLEKQGGVVRDRAEICDEIVESVGEMVDVWSRRFLPKLKGKVVSLEEIRKRDESLIIEDFNNVISRVVGKMNTMIKELDER from the coding sequence ATGTATGTTTTTATAGTGAGGTATGAAATGAGGTTTAGCAAGGAAAAAAGAGAAGCTTTTAATAAGTCATTTTATGAATTATTAGAGAACTCGTTTAAGAATATTAATGAAAAAGATGAAAAAGGAGAAACGATACTACATAAGGCAGCAAGAATGTCGACAAGAAAAAAGGTAAGTTTTCTAGTCAGGAAGGGAGCAGACGTCAATGCGACAGATAACAGAGGTTTTACACCGCTCCATTGGGCAGTATCGGCGAAACGTCTAGAGAACGTAAAAGAGCTGATAAGGGAAGGAGCGGAAGTAAATGCTACTGAAGGAATGAGCAAATATACGCCACTGCATCTTGCGTGTATGGTATGGGCAGAAAGGATAATAAAAGAGCTAGTAAAAGCAGGAGCTGCAGTTAATCAGCCTGATAAATTTGGTAATGCACCGATGTATTGGCTAATGGACAATGAAAAGAATAAAGAGGTGAAGAAATTCCTGGAAAAGCAAGGAGGTGTAGTAAGAGATAGAGCAGAGATATGCGATGAAATAGTGGAATCAGTTGGAGAAATGGTAGATGTATGGAGTAGAAGATTTTTACCAAAGTTAAAAGGGAAAGTAGTAAGTTTAGAAGAAATAAGAAAAAGAGATGAGTCGCTAATAATAGAAGATTTTAACAACGTAATAAGCAGGGTGGTGGGCAAGATGAACACTATGATTAAAGAACTTGATGAAAGGTAA
- a CDS encoding ankyrin repeat domain-containing protein: MFNLNKRLEKLKENSFRGINEKDAAGCTILHQAAQVSDPEVIKLLIEKGAKTNIENKSGETPLHLAAFYGKVENVKVLLEEGADVNARNGRRNTALHYASLMGYEETVRELIKGGSNVNTGNYIGRTPLHEAVFMREIGNVRAILEAGGEVNARDHKGYTPLHIACKTGEGRITKEIIKELVKAGANVEQKDKFGKTAMYYARTEELLEKLRELSERTVDAILSLNLKEKGERRFEEIREKLEEAPLVKKILIEVEKELEDMDEKIKEL; encoded by the coding sequence ATGTTCAATTTAAATAAAAGACTGGAAAAATTAAAGGAGAATTCATTTCGTGGAATAAATGAAAAAGACGCAGCAGGTTGCACAATATTGCACCAAGCAGCACAAGTGTCAGACCCAGAAGTAATAAAGTTACTGATAGAAAAAGGAGCAAAAACAAATATAGAAAACAAAAGCGGAGAAACACCATTACACCTAGCAGCATTCTATGGAAAGGTAGAGAATGTAAAAGTACTGTTGGAGGAAGGAGCAGATGTAAATGCTAGAAACGGTAGAAGAAATACGGCATTACATTATGCAAGCCTAATGGGATATGAAGAGACGGTAAGGGAGCTAATAAAAGGAGGGTCAAATGTTAATACTGGGAACTACATAGGAAGGACCCCCCTACATGAAGCAGTATTTATGAGGGAAATAGGGAACGTGAGAGCGATATTAGAAGCGGGAGGAGAAGTAAATGCGAGAGATCATAAAGGATACACACCACTGCATATAGCATGCAAAACAGGAGAAGGAAGGATAACAAAAGAGATAATAAAAGAGCTAGTAAAAGCCGGAGCAAATGTAGAGCAAAAGGATAAATTTGGCAAAACAGCAATGTATTATGCGAGAACTGAAGAGTTGCTAGAAAAACTAAGGGAGTTATCGGAGCGGACAGTAGATGCGATATTGAGCCTAAACCTAAAAGAAAAAGGAGAAAGAAGGTTTGAAGAAATAAGGGAAAAGCTAGAAGAAGCACCATTGGTCAAGAAGATACTGATAGAAGTGGAAAAAGAGCTAGAAGATATGGATGAGAAGATAAAAGAGCTATAA
- a CDS encoding recombinase family protein, with the protein MTTVALYARVSSKKQAQNNTIESQIAELKCRIAADKHELLDKYEFKDNGASGWILERESLDALRDKVAEGEIDKIYIHSPDRLSRKSADQMVLLEEFEKAGVEVIFLDYKVENNPDSKLLLGMKGLLSERESTIIMERSRRGKLHRARQGCVSVINMVPIGYKRIRHVDREKTQIEINEEEAKIVRQIFMWIGQERISIREAIRRLRDRSIRTRTGKKVWRPIVIWKMLRNPAYKGQAAFGKLKRVERISRKKSKQKVKNVSVYRTDEESWIYIPVPKIVDEGLFNKVQKQLDENRKRARMQGREEINLLQGLTICQDCKNAYSGVHHRDGEKTYSYYRCSSVVRITDDEEKCNNKLVRADMLEIAVWEKVKDVLKNPEMIKKQLC; encoded by the coding sequence ATGACAACAGTAGCATTATATGCGAGAGTTTCATCGAAGAAACAAGCGCAGAACAATACAATAGAGAGCCAAATTGCCGAGCTCAAGTGTAGAATTGCTGCGGATAAACATGAGTTATTAGATAAGTATGAATTTAAGGACAATGGTGCTAGTGGGTGGATTTTAGAGCGTGAAAGTTTAGATGCGTTACGTGACAAAGTAGCAGAAGGTGAAATTGATAAAATTTATATTCATTCACCTGACCGGTTGTCAAGGAAATCTGCAGACCAAATGGTATTACTTGAAGAGTTTGAGAAAGCAGGAGTAGAAGTAATATTCTTAGATTATAAGGTTGAAAATAATCCAGATTCTAAACTATTGCTGGGAATGAAAGGGTTATTATCAGAACGTGAAAGTACAATTATTATGGAACGTAGTCGTAGAGGAAAACTCCATAGAGCAAGGCAAGGTTGTGTAAGTGTAATTAATATGGTGCCTATTGGTTATAAGCGTATAAGGCATGTAGATAGAGAGAAGACACAAATTGAAATTAATGAAGAAGAAGCAAAAATAGTAAGGCAAATATTCATGTGGATAGGACAAGAAAGAATAAGCATAAGGGAAGCGATACGAAGACTAAGAGATAGGTCAATAAGAACAAGAACTGGAAAGAAGGTTTGGCGTCCAATAGTAATTTGGAAGATGTTAAGAAACCCAGCGTATAAGGGACAAGCAGCGTTTGGTAAGTTAAAAAGGGTTGAAAGAATATCAAGAAAAAAAAGTAAACAAAAGGTAAAAAATGTTTCTGTTTATCGTACAGATGAAGAAAGTTGGATTTATATACCAGTACCAAAAATAGTTGATGAAGGATTATTTAACAAAGTACAAAAGCAACTGGATGAAAATAGAAAAAGAGCAAGAATGCAGGGAAGGGAAGAGATAAATCTACTACAAGGTCTAACTATATGTCAAGACTGCAAAAATGCGTATAGTGGTGTGCATCATAGGGATGGAGAAAAAACGTATAGCTATTATCGTTGTAGTAGTGTAGTACGTATTACTGATGATGAGGAAAAATGTAACAATAAATTAGTCCGAGCAGATATGTTAGAAATAGCTGTATGGGAAAAGGTGAAAGATGTACTAAAAAACCCAGAGATGATAAAAAAGCAGTTGTGTTAA
- a CDS encoding protocatechuate 3,4-dioxygenase — MNVKNILLAFLVQTVFSLPLFAADPVLLNCIETPEIYDLDARPKNFNSSNNLRRKPGSPNNATGELIHIVGRITDINCLPIQNAVVSIWHANSRGVNHYDKNIEDNQLDPNFAGSGRFVVNNLGYYNFITIAPGKISDRAPHINFLVQHPDFPEFTTQMFFADHNCDNCADPVLGDFVSNGLASLLITPFTYSDQVIKTYTFNITLGGYNKFSNKR, encoded by the coding sequence ATGAATGTGAAAAATATCTTATTAGCGTTTTTAGTACAAACGGTATTCAGTTTGCCGCTATTTGCAGCTGATCCTGTTTTGCTCAACTGCATTGAAACTCCAGAAATATATGACCTTGATGCAAGGCCAAAAAATTTTAACTCTTCAAACAATTTAAGAAGAAAACCTGGTTCTCCAAATAATGCAACAGGAGAATTAATACACATAGTGGGTAGAATTACTGATATAAACTGTTTACCAATACAAAATGCTGTAGTTTCTATATGGCACGCAAATTCACGCGGCGTGAACCATTACGATAAGAATATAGAGGATAATCAACTCGATCCGAATTTTGCTGGATCAGGAAGGTTTGTAGTGAATAATCTTGGCTATTATAATTTTATTACGATAGCACCTGGTAAAATTAGTGATAGAGCTCCACACATCAACTTTCTAGTTCAACATCCAGATTTTCCGGAATTCACAACGCAAATGTTTTTTGCTGACCATAATTGCGATAATTGTGCTGATCCTGTTCTTGGAGATTTTGTTAGTAATGGGCTTGCAAGCCTTCTCATAACACCATTTACTTACAGTGATCAGGTCATAAAAACCTATACGTTTAACATTACCTTGGGCGGATATAATAAGTTCTCTAATAAAAGATAA
- a CDS encoding leucyl aminopeptidase — MYSLQLFATEMPAMKITISKISPDFKTIVTGLFEDNETVNDGGVLQGKQIIDNIKQFSDFNGSFGEFFSTTLPEEKNVIVVGLGKKDEWNENKELNIGGKIYCELSRLKIKKAAILIEGSAANIAYGAFLYSFKFDKYKTKKDEKITEVEEITVLVKDEQLSNAERSFEHLRQEGESIFLARSFITEPPNILYPESYVDHIKKELTKLGLEIEVLDKKQMEEKKMGALLGVAQGSSKEPKLVVIKWNGASKEQKPIAFVGKGITFDTGGVSLKPSRGMESMKYDMAGSAAVVGVMHALAGRKAKVNAIGVVALAENAVDGNAQRPSDVVTSMSGQTIEVLNTDAEGRLILADALWYTQDRFSPKFMIDLATLTGAIVVALGNNEYAGLFSNNDELANRLIDAGNEVNEKLWRFPMNETYDKIIDSPIADVQNIAPAGSGGDSIMAAQFLQRFVNETCWAHLDIASTAWHEKGTDICPRGAVGFGVRLLNKLVEKYYEAND, encoded by the coding sequence ATGTACAGTTTACAATTATTTGCAACGGAGATGCCAGCAATGAAAATAACAATTTCTAAAATTTCGCCCGATTTTAAAACAATAGTAACGGGTTTATTTGAGGACAACGAAACCGTAAATGATGGCGGAGTTTTGCAAGGAAAACAGATCATAGATAATATAAAGCAATTTAGCGATTTCAATGGAAGTTTTGGTGAATTTTTCTCTACTACTTTGCCAGAAGAAAAAAATGTCATAGTTGTTGGACTTGGTAAGAAGGATGAATGGAATGAAAATAAAGAATTAAATATTGGTGGTAAAATATATTGTGAGCTAAGCAGATTAAAAATTAAGAAAGCAGCGATTTTAATCGAAGGTAGTGCAGCAAATATTGCATATGGTGCGTTTCTGTATAGTTTTAAGTTTGATAAGTATAAAACTAAAAAGGATGAGAAAATTACAGAGGTAGAGGAAATTACCGTATTAGTAAAAGATGAGCAATTAAGTAATGCTGAAAGATCATTTGAGCACTTAAGGCAAGAAGGTGAGAGTATATTCCTTGCGCGCTCTTTTATAACAGAGCCTCCTAACATTCTATATCCAGAATCCTATGTTGATCATATAAAAAAAGAACTTACTAAGCTTGGCCTTGAAATCGAAGTGCTTGATAAAAAGCAGATGGAAGAGAAAAAAATGGGAGCCTTGCTTGGAGTGGCACAAGGAAGTAGTAAAGAACCAAAATTAGTAGTGATAAAATGGAATGGGGCTTCTAAAGAACAAAAGCCAATAGCTTTTGTTGGTAAAGGTATAACGTTTGACACTGGTGGAGTATCACTCAAACCTTCACGTGGTATGGAGTCGATGAAATATGACATGGCAGGCTCTGCTGCTGTAGTTGGGGTGATGCATGCTTTAGCAGGACGAAAAGCAAAAGTAAATGCAATCGGCGTGGTTGCACTTGCAGAGAATGCAGTGGATGGTAATGCTCAAAGACCGAGTGATGTAGTAACTTCAATGTCTGGACAGACGATAGAAGTGTTGAACACCGATGCAGAAGGAAGGCTCATACTTGCAGATGCTTTATGGTATACGCAAGACAGATTCTCACCAAAATTTATGATTGATCTTGCAACTTTAACTGGTGCTATAGTGGTTGCACTTGGAAATAACGAATATGCTGGTCTTTTTTCAAATAATGATGAATTAGCAAACCGTCTGATTGATGCAGGAAATGAAGTAAATGAGAAGTTATGGCGTTTTCCTATGAATGAAACTTATGACAAAATTATTGATTCACCGATTGCTGATGTTCAAAACATCGCTCCTGCAGGCTCTGGTGGAGATAGCATAATGGCTGCACAGTTTTTACAGCGTTTTGTGAATGAAACTTGCTGGGCACATTTAGATATCGCAAGCACTGCTTGGCACGAAAAAGGTACTGACATTTGTCCAAGAGGAGCAGTAGGTTTTGGTGTAAGGTTACTTAATAAGTTGGTTGAAAAGTACTACGAAGCCAATGATTAA